From Selenomonas sp. AB3002, one genomic window encodes:
- the aguA gene encoding agmatine deiminase, with the protein MMITDTTPKADGFHMPAEFAPHEGTFLIWPVRPGSWTNGGADVQPVFVELIREISAVEELYLLVEGAHRTQAEAMLKDLTQEHIHYLEIPTNDAWARDMGPTYVVNGQGQRRGINWRFNAWGGDFDGLYPDYELDDAAAAQMCAALGDDIYDAGGFVLEGGSIHVDGEGTVVVTEACLLSEGRNPELTRAQIEAKLLDYLGAEKVIWLPRGIYNDETNEHVDNVFAFVKPGEVVLAWTDDKSDPQYELSRADLDVFEQAVDAKGRKFRIHKLPIPEKPVCITEEEANSFAFEEGEDRREPGERLAASYVNFYLCNGKVIVPQFGDVRDEEALRILQDCFPERRVVPLQARSVIVGGGNFHCLTQQIPLAGQKE; encoded by the coding sequence ATGATGATTACCGATACCACACCAAAGGCAGATGGATTCCATATGCCGGCAGAGTTTGCCCCCCATGAGGGAACCTTCCTGATCTGGCCTGTGCGTCCAGGCTCCTGGACCAATGGTGGCGCAGATGTGCAGCCCGTCTTTGTGGAGCTGATCCGGGAGATTTCCGCTGTGGAGGAGCTTTACCTGCTGGTGGAGGGGGCGCACCGCACCCAGGCAGAGGCCATGCTGAAAGACCTGACTCAGGAGCATATCCATTATCTGGAGATTCCCACCAATGATGCCTGGGCCAGGGATATGGGGCCTACCTATGTGGTCAATGGGCAGGGCCAGCGCCGTGGCATCAACTGGCGCTTCAATGCCTGGGGGGGCGATTTTGACGGCCTTTACCCTGATTATGAGCTGGATGATGCGGCGGCGGCGCAGATGTGCGCGGCCTTGGGCGATGATATTTACGATGCAGGTGGATTCGTGCTGGAGGGCGGCTCCATCCATGTGGACGGGGAAGGCACGGTAGTAGTGACCGAAGCCTGCCTGCTGTCAGAGGGACGCAATCCAGAGCTCACCAGGGCGCAGATTGAAGCGAAGCTGTTGGACTATCTGGGCGCGGAGAAAGTCATCTGGCTGCCCAGGGGCATTTACAACGATGAGACCAATGAGCATGTGGACAATGTCTTTGCCTTTGTGAAGCCGGGCGAAGTTGTATTGGCCTGGACAGATGATAAGTCTGACCCGCAGTATGAGCTGAGCAGGGCAGACTTGGATGTTTTTGAGCAGGCTGTAGATGCCAAAGGGCGCAAGTTCAGGATCCATAAGCTGCCTATCCCTGAAAAGCCTGTCTGCATCACGGAGGAAGAAGCCAATAGCTTTGCCTTTGAGGAAGGCGAGGACAGGCGGGAGCCGGGTGAGCGACTGGCGGCCAGCTATGTGAATTTCTATCTTTGCAATGGCAAGGTCATCGTGCCGCAGTTTGGTGATGTGAGGGACGAAGAAGCTTTGCGTATCCTGCAGGATTGTTTTCCGGAGCGCAGGGTGGTGCCCCTGCAGGCGCGTTCTGTCATAGTGGGGGGCGGCAACTTCCACTGCCTGACCCAGCAGATTCCCTTGGCAGGGCAGAAGGAATAG
- the nspC gene encoding carboxynorspermidine decarboxylase has translation MKLDKVPTPAYVVDEQALEANLKILQEVKEVAGCKILLAQKCFSMFAEYPLIARYLDGATASGLYEARLGHEEMGGENHVFSPAYRPEEIEEIASLCDHVIFNSFAQLRRFGARVKEIQAKRGVQQGIGLRINPECSTQDHAIYDPCAPGSRLGVTSEDFERAVEDEPELFEQLDGLHFHTLCEQDSDALAETLKAVQERFGRWLQADSIHWLNMGGGHHITRKDYDRQLLIDLIRTVKDKYAVEVYLEPGEAVALNAGYLVTEVMDIVENHDIRTLILDASAACHMPDVLEMPYRPPLKDSGEAGEKAYTYRLSSCTCLAGDIIGDYSFDKAIEPGDRLYFEDMAIYSMVKNNTFNGMALPAIWKMDAAGDCTLVKKFGYEDFKGRLS, from the coding sequence ATGAAATTAGACAAGGTGCCAACTCCTGCCTATGTGGTGGACGAGCAGGCACTGGAAGCCAACCTGAAAATCCTGCAGGAAGTCAAAGAGGTGGCAGGCTGCAAGATTCTGCTGGCCCAAAAGTGTTTCTCCATGTTTGCCGAGTATCCCTTGATTGCCAGATACCTGGACGGCGCCACCGCCAGCGGTCTCTATGAGGCCCGGCTGGGCCACGAGGAAATGGGGGGGGAGAACCATGTGTTTTCCCCGGCCTATCGTCCAGAGGAAATTGAGGAAATCGCCTCCCTCTGCGATCATGTCATCTTCAATTCCTTTGCCCAGCTGCGCCGCTTTGGGGCCAGGGTAAAAGAAATACAGGCAAAGCGCGGTGTTCAGCAGGGCATTGGCCTGCGCATCAATCCTGAGTGCTCCACCCAGGACCATGCTATCTATGACCCCTGTGCTCCCGGTTCCCGTCTGGGCGTGACGTCAGAGGACTTTGAGAGGGCAGTGGAAGACGAGCCTGAGCTGTTTGAACAACTTGACGGCCTCCATTTCCACACCCTCTGCGAGCAGGACAGCGATGCTCTGGCTGAAACCCTCAAGGCCGTGCAGGAGCGCTTTGGCCGCTGGCTGCAGGCAGATTCTATTCACTGGCTCAATATGGGAGGTGGCCATCATATCACCCGCAAGGATTATGACCGGCAGTTGCTGATTGACCTTATCAGGACAGTGAAGGACAAGTATGCGGTGGAAGTCTATCTGGAGCCCGGGGAGGCGGTGGCTCTCAATGCAGGTTATCTTGTCACCGAGGTGATGGATATAGTTGAGAACCATGATATCAGGACCTTGATTCTTGATGCCTCCGCTGCCTGCCACATGCCCGATGTGCTGGAAATGCCCTATCGCCCGCCCCTGAAGGATTCTGGCGAAGCAGGGGAGAAGGCGTACACCTACAGGCTTTCCTCCTGCACCTGCCTGGCAGGGGATATCATCGGAGACTATTCCTTTGATAAGGCCATTGAACCGGGCGACAGGCTCTATTTTGAGGATATGGCCATTTACTCCATGGTCAAGAACAACACCTTCAACGGCATGGCCCTGCCCGCCATCTGGAAGATGGATGCTGCAGGGGACTGTACCCTGGTGAAGAAGTTTGGCTATGAGGATTTCAAGGGAAGATTGTCATGA
- a CDS encoding saccharopine dehydrogenase family protein has protein sequence MSKLMIIGCGGVASVAIHKVCQNDGVFDELMIASRTVSKCDALKEKLQGQTKTKITTAQIDADDVEALTKLIKEYQPDAVLNVALPYQDLTIMDACLAAGVDYIDTANYEPEDTEDPEWRKIYEKRCQELGFSAYFDYSWQWAYEEKFKQAGLTALLGTGFDPGVTSVFAAYAKKQYFDTIDTIDILDCNGGDHGYPFATNFNPEINLREVSAPGSYMENGKWIEIPAMSIKREYDFEGVGKKDMYLLHHEEIEALGRNMPEVKRIRFFMTFGQSYLDHMRCLENVGMLSTTPINYNGQEIVPIQFLKALLPDPASLGPRTKGKTNIGCIFTGKKDGKERSIYIYNVCDHQECFKEVGSQAISYTTGVPAMIGAMLVVTGQWKKPGVFTTDEFDPDPYMEALNKWGLPWQVDENPVLVD, from the coding sequence ATGAGCAAACTGATGATTATCGGCTGCGGCGGCGTGGCCAGCGTAGCTATCCACAAGGTGTGCCAGAATGACGGTGTCTTCGACGAACTGATGATTGCCAGCCGCACGGTCAGCAAGTGTGACGCTTTGAAAGAGAAGTTACAAGGGCAGACTAAGACCAAGATCACCACGGCCCAGATTGATGCTGACGATGTGGAGGCACTTACCAAACTCATCAAGGAATATCAGCCCGATGCTGTGCTCAATGTGGCTCTGCCCTATCAGGATCTCACCATCATGGATGCCTGCCTGGCTGCCGGGGTGGACTACATCGATACGGCAAACTACGAGCCGGAGGATACGGAAGACCCGGAGTGGCGCAAGATTTATGAGAAGCGCTGCCAGGAGCTGGGGTTCTCCGCTTATTTTGACTATTCCTGGCAGTGGGCTTATGAGGAGAAGTTCAAGCAGGCAGGCCTCACGGCTCTGCTGGGCACGGGCTTTGACCCGGGTGTGACTTCGGTCTTTGCCGCCTATGCCAAGAAGCAGTATTTCGATACCATTGATACCATTGATATCCTGGACTGCAATGGCGGTGACCACGGCTATCCCTTTGCTACGAACTTCAATCCGGAAATCAACCTGCGGGAGGTTTCCGCCCCCGGCTCCTATATGGAAAATGGCAAGTGGATTGAGATTCCTGCCATGAGCATCAAGCGCGAGTACGATTTCGAGGGTGTGGGCAAGAAGGACATGTACCTGCTGCACCATGAGGAAATCGAGGCCCTGGGCCGCAATATGCCGGAAGTCAAGCGCATCCGCTTCTTCATGACCTTCGGGCAGAGTTATTTAGACCATATGCGCTGTCTGGAGAATGTGGGCATGCTCTCCACTACGCCCATCAATTACAACGGCCAGGAAATCGTGCCTATCCAGTTCCTCAAGGCCCTGCTGCCGGATCCGGCTTCCCTCGGTCCCCGTACCAAGGGCAAGACCAATATCGGCTGCATCTTCACGGGCAAGAAGGATGGCAAGGAACGCTCCATCTACATTTACAATGTCTGCGACCATCAGGAGTGTTTCAAGGAAGTTGGTTCCCAGGCTATCTCCTACACCACGGGCGTGCCTGCCATGATTGGCGCCATGCTGGTGGTTACCGGCCAGTGGAAGAAACCCGGTGTCTTCACCACTGACGAGTTCGATCCGGACCCGTACATGGAAGCCCTGAACAAGTGGGGCCTGCCCTGGCAGGTGGATGAAAACCCGGTGCTGGTGGACTGA
- the speE gene encoding polyamine aminopropyltransferase: MEIWFSQMDTENVKTSVRVDKQLFSKQSEYQRIDVFESREFGRMIVLDGEIIFSEADEFIYNEMVVHVPMAVHPQVKNVLIIGGGDGGVAKVLTQYPEIESIDVVEPDEMFIEVSREYFPETAKGFDDERVKITNMDGLRFLRRCRDKYDLIINDSTDPFGHTEGLFTREFYGNCYRALHDDGIMVYQHGSPFYDEDEAAFRAMHRKAYQSFPVSRVYQAGIPTCPAGLWMFGFASKKYHPLKDFNAKRWNERNLTTWYYTTHLHKGAFMLPKYVEDILSEEEMKK, translated from the coding sequence ATGGAAATATGGTTTTCACAGATGGATACGGAAAACGTCAAGACATCTGTGCGAGTGGACAAGCAGCTTTTCTCCAAACAGAGCGAGTATCAGCGCATAGATGTGTTTGAATCCCGGGAGTTTGGCAGGATGATTGTGCTGGACGGCGAAATCATCTTTTCGGAGGCTGACGAATTCATCTATAACGAGATGGTGGTGCATGTGCCCATGGCAGTGCACCCCCAGGTGAAGAATGTGCTGATCATCGGCGGTGGCGATGGGGGCGTGGCGAAAGTTCTCACCCAGTACCCGGAAATCGAGTCCATTGATGTGGTGGAGCCTGATGAGATGTTCATCGAGGTTTCCCGGGAGTATTTCCCTGAGACTGCCAAGGGCTTTGATGACGAGCGGGTCAAGATCACGAATATGGACGGCCTGCGTTTCCTGCGCCGCTGCCGTGACAAGTATGACCTGATCATCAACGACTCCACGGACCCCTTCGGCCATACGGAGGGGCTTTTTACCCGGGAGTTCTATGGCAACTGCTATCGTGCCCTGCATGATGACGGCATCATGGTCTATCAGCATGGCAGCCCCTTTTATGATGAGGATGAGGCAGCCTTCCGGGCCATGCACCGCAAGGCCTATCAGAGCTTTCCCGTGAGCCGCGTCTATCAGGCGGGCATTCCCACCTGTCCTGCAGGGCTCTGGATGTTTGGCTTTGCGTCCAAGAAGTATCACCCGTTGAAGGATTTCAACGCCAAGCGCTGGAATGAGAGGAATCTCACTACCTGGTATTATACGACTCATTTGCATAAGGGAGCCTTCATGCTGCCCAAGTATGTGGAGGATATTCTTTCAGAGGAGGAAATGAAGAAATGA
- a CDS encoding aminotransferase class I/II-fold pyridoxal phosphate-dependent enzyme: MDRIKQHTAPVYEAMLELRKRRVVPFDVPGHKRGRGNPELVDFLGEKCVGVDVNSMKMLDNLSHPVSVIREAEELTADAFGAQHAFFMVHGTTSAVQAMVLATVRAGEEILLPRNVHKSVINALVLCGGIPVYVPVRVNHTIGIATGMALSDVERAIKEHPRAKAIFVNNPTYYGIASDLQGIVNLAHAAGMKVLVDEAHGTHLYFGDNLPISGMAAGADLAAVSMHKSGGSLTQSSIMLCGKGVDAEYVQQIINLTQTTSASYLLISSLDLSRRNLALHGRESFEKVSSMAEYARTEINEIEGFYAYGRELIDGDSVFDFDVTKLSIFTQGIGMTGIEVYDMLRDEYDIQIEFGDIGNILAYISIGDRIQDIERLVGALEDIADRFAKDKRELYCGEFIAPELVMSPREAFYAQGEKMPLQETVGRIAGEMLMCYPPGIPILTPGERITEEILEYIEYAREKGCSLQGTQDPECREMRILTEV, from the coding sequence ATGGATCGTATCAAGCAACATACAGCGCCGGTTTACGAGGCGATGCTGGAACTTCGCAAAAGGCGTGTGGTTCCTTTCGATGTGCCCGGGCATAAACGCGGCCGCGGCAATCCCGAACTTGTGGATTTCCTGGGTGAGAAATGCGTGGGCGTGGATGTCAATTCCATGAAGATGCTGGACAACCTGAGCCATCCCGTCTCGGTCATCCGGGAGGCAGAGGAACTGACGGCAGATGCCTTCGGCGCCCAGCATGCCTTTTTCATGGTGCACGGCACCACCTCCGCTGTGCAGGCCATGGTGCTGGCCACTGTGCGGGCAGGGGAGGAAATCCTGCTGCCCCGCAATGTGCATAAGAGCGTTATCAATGCGCTGGTGTTATGCGGCGGCATACCCGTGTATGTGCCGGTGCGGGTCAATCACACCATCGGCATTGCCACTGGTATGGCGCTCTCTGATGTGGAGCGGGCTATCAAAGAGCACCCCAGGGCCAAGGCCATCTTTGTCAACAATCCCACTTACTATGGCATCGCCTCCGATTTGCAGGGCATCGTGAATCTGGCTCACGCAGCCGGCATGAAGGTGCTGGTGGATGAGGCCCATGGCACCCACCTGTATTTCGGGGATAATCTGCCCATCTCTGGCATGGCAGCCGGGGCAGACCTGGCTGCGGTGTCCATGCACAAATCCGGCGGAAGCCTCACCCAGAGCTCCATCATGCTCTGCGGCAAAGGCGTGGATGCGGAATACGTGCAGCAGATTATCAACCTCACCCAGACCACCAGCGCGTCCTATCTCCTGATTTCCAGCCTGGACCTTTCCCGCCGGAATCTGGCTCTACATGGCCGGGAATCTTTTGAAAAGGTCAGCTCCATGGCGGAATATGCCCGTACGGAAATCAATGAGATAGAGGGCTTCTATGCCTATGGCAGGGAGCTTATCGACGGGGATAGCGTCTTTGACTTTGATGTGACCAAGCTGTCCATCTTCACTCAGGGCATCGGCATGACGGGCATCGAGGTCTATGACATGCTCAGGGATGAGTACGATATCCAGATTGAGTTTGGGGATATCGGCAATATCCTGGCATATATTTCCATCGGTGACCGCATCCAGGATATCGAGCGCCTGGTGGGGGCACTGGAGGACATTGCCGACCGCTTCGCCAAGGACAAGCGGGAGCTGTACTGCGGCGAATTCATTGCGCCGGAACTGGTCATGAGTCCCCGGGAGGCCTTTTATGCCCAGGGAGAGAAAATGCCCCTGCAGGAAACCGTGGGGCGCATCGCCGGGGAGATGCTCATGTGCTATCCGCCGGGAATCCCCATCCTGACTCCGGGGGAGCGCATCACAGAGGAGATTCTTGAGTACATCGAATACGCAAGGGAAAAGGGCTGCTCCCTGCAGGGAACCCAGGATCCTGAATGCCGGGAAATGCGCATTTTGACGGAGGTTTGA
- a CDS encoding circularly permuted type 2 ATP-grasp protein: protein MEALLAHKDEINEQLARYGVKFGIYKEGSFNERLFPFDPHPRMIGAEEFRQLEQGLAQRVVALNNFLYDIYHEKKIIKDQVVPEEFVYRSPGYLAQCEGITPPHGCYSHISGIDLVLGKDGEWYVLEDNLRIPSGASYPLIARALCRRCSPATFQQHRVLDNRDYGKLLKHTMDHVNTGGINVIFTLGRYNAAYFEHAYLAEQAGAVLAESNDLFVENRRLYCRTSCGATQVGALYRRVSDEYLDPLFFEASSLIGIPNLMDAYMAGNVAIINAPGNGVADDKGIYYFVPRMISYYLGEEPILHNAPTYLPYFPEDFAYVMSHAHQLVIKDVAEAGGYGVIFGSNLTQEELEELKKAIKAAPRRFIAQEVVDFQDLPVSEGETTVERKADLRAFVLTAESPVVWPSGLTRFSRNPDSFVVNSSQGGGFKDTWILCH, encoded by the coding sequence ATGGAAGCATTGCTGGCACACAAAGACGAAATAAATGAACAACTGGCCCGCTATGGCGTGAAATTCGGGATTTACAAGGAGGGCAGCTTCAACGAACGGCTTTTTCCCTTTGACCCCCATCCCCGCATGATCGGGGCAGAGGAGTTCCGGCAGCTGGAGCAGGGACTGGCCCAACGGGTGGTGGCCCTAAACAATTTTCTCTACGACATCTACCATGAGAAGAAAATCATCAAAGACCAGGTAGTGCCGGAGGAATTTGTCTACCGTTCCCCGGGGTATCTGGCCCAATGCGAGGGCATCACCCCGCCCCACGGCTGCTACAGCCATATTTCCGGCATCGACCTGGTGCTGGGCAAGGATGGCGAGTGGTATGTGCTGGAGGATAATCTGCGCATTCCCTCAGGAGCCTCCTATCCCCTGATAGCCAGGGCTCTCTGCCGCCGCTGCAGCCCCGCCACCTTCCAGCAGCACAGGGTACTGGACAACCGGGACTACGGCAAACTACTGAAGCACACCATGGACCATGTCAACACGGGAGGCATCAATGTCATTTTCACCCTCGGCAGGTACAACGCCGCCTACTTCGAGCATGCCTATCTGGCAGAACAGGCGGGAGCTGTGCTGGCAGAGAGCAACGACCTGTTCGTGGAAAACCGCAGACTTTACTGCCGCACCAGCTGCGGCGCTACTCAGGTGGGAGCCCTTTACCGCCGGGTCAGCGACGAATATCTCGACCCGCTGTTCTTCGAAGCCTCCTCCCTCATAGGCATACCAAACCTCATGGATGCCTATATGGCAGGCAACGTGGCCATCATCAATGCCCCTGGCAACGGCGTGGCAGATGACAAGGGCATTTACTACTTCGTCCCCCGCATGATTTCCTATTATCTGGGAGAGGAGCCCATCCTGCATAACGCCCCCACTTACCTGCCCTATTTCCCGGAGGATTTCGCCTATGTCATGTCCCATGCCCACCAGCTGGTCATCAAGGATGTGGCAGAGGCCGGCGGCTATGGCGTCATCTTCGGCAGCAACCTCACTCAGGAAGAGCTGGAGGAACTGAAGAAGGCCATCAAGGCTGCGCCCCGCCGCTTCATCGCCCAGGAAGTAGTGGACTTCCAGGACCTGCCGGTTTCCGAAGGAGAAACGACAGTCGAACGCAAGGCAGACCTCAGGGCCTTTGTGCTCACGGCAGAAAGCCCCGTTGTCTGGCCCAGCGGCCTGACACGTTTTTCCCGCAATCCCGACAGCTTCGTTGTCAACTCGTCACAAGGAGGAGGTTTCAAGGATACATGGATTCTATGCCACTGA
- a CDS encoding alpha-E domain-containing protein — protein MDSMPLSKASRLFWLGRYYERVATTLTYLWDWYDKMIDGVPPDCKNFCRALEISCPYLSTEEFLQDYVFDGTNPESLRTAADNMLGNGMMLRETIGSRTLSYLELAVTAMESGVSSLSPTLPLQRTIDYIMAFRGCYDDCIADIEVRNIIKCGASVERLSLYLRLGWHLERVPTEVGRLLYRTRRARLSAFPGCLQVLENLSEPYNDSDKQKLLAAAEQLFSL, from the coding sequence ATGGATTCTATGCCACTGAGCAAAGCCTCCCGGCTCTTCTGGCTGGGACGCTACTACGAACGGGTCGCTACCACTCTCACCTATCTATGGGATTGGTACGACAAGATGATTGACGGCGTGCCGCCGGACTGCAAGAACTTCTGCCGGGCCCTGGAAATCTCCTGCCCCTATCTCAGCACGGAGGAATTCTTGCAGGATTATGTCTTTGACGGAACCAATCCCGAATCGTTGCGCACCGCCGCAGACAATATGCTGGGCAACGGCATGATGCTCCGGGAGACCATCGGCAGCCGCACCCTGTCCTACCTGGAGCTGGCTGTGACTGCCATGGAAAGCGGCGTCAGCAGCCTCTCCCCCACCCTGCCCCTGCAGCGTACCATCGACTACATCATGGCCTTCCGGGGCTGCTATGATGACTGCATTGCCGATATCGAAGTGCGGAACATCATCAAATGCGGTGCCAGCGTAGAAAGGCTGAGCCTGTATCTGCGCCTGGGCTGGCATCTGGAGCGGGTTCCCACCGAAGTGGGCCGCCTGCTCTACCGCACCAGGAGGGCCAGGCTTTCCGCTTTCCCCGGCTGCCTGCAGGTGCTGGAAAACCTGTCCGAGCCCTATAATGACTCAGACAAGCAGAAGCTGCTGGCAGCTGCAGAGCAGCTTTTCTCACTATGA
- a CDS encoding transglutaminase family protein, whose protein sequence is MGRSLDFYFDTELKFSQPVAEHEFLLRCLPAEAPEQQIETQNLTLLPHCAVTSRGKDAFGNAYCAGRIDEKHEVFRYTLEGRSCRDDSLREKSEASPFYLYPSPLTQPTREIEEFFAALPKKGSPLATAQLFSARVHQHFTYVPGHTNVSTSAGEAFRLGLGVCQDYVHVLLALCRLAKIPARYVSGLPIGEGASHAWAEVWEDGLWYGLDPTRDCPANESYLKFCVGRDYSDCPLERGMFTGGADQTQTVFMKVTVA, encoded by the coding sequence ATGGGGCGTTCTCTGGATTTTTACTTTGACACCGAACTGAAATTTTCCCAGCCTGTCGCGGAACATGAGTTCCTCCTGCGCTGCCTCCCTGCCGAAGCCCCGGAGCAGCAAATCGAGACGCAAAACCTGACCCTTCTGCCCCACTGCGCCGTGACCAGCCGGGGGAAAGATGCTTTTGGCAATGCATACTGCGCAGGCAGGATAGATGAAAAGCATGAGGTCTTCCGCTACACTTTGGAAGGCCGGAGCTGTCGTGACGATTCCCTGCGGGAGAAGTCGGAGGCTTCTCCCTTTTATCTCTATCCTTCTCCCCTCACCCAGCCCACCAGGGAAATAGAAGAATTCTTTGCCGCCCTGCCTAAAAAGGGCAGCCCCTTGGCTACGGCGCAGCTGTTCTCTGCCCGTGTTCACCAGCATTTCACCTATGTGCCGGGCCATACCAATGTCTCCACCTCCGCAGGGGAAGCCTTCCGGCTGGGACTGGGAGTCTGCCAGGATTATGTGCATGTGCTCCTGGCCCTCTGCCGCCTGGCAAAGATTCCCGCCCGGTATGTCAGCGGCCTGCCCATAGGCGAAGGGGCCAGCCATGCCTGGGCTGAAGTCTGGGAAGACGGCCTCTGGTACGGCCTTGACCCCACCCGGGACTGCCCCGCAAATGAGAGCTACCTGAAATTCTGCGTGGGACGGGATTACAGTGACTGTCCCCTGGAACGGGGCATGTTCACAGGCGGAGCCGACCAGACGCAGACTGTATTCATGAAAGTGACGGTGGCATGA
- a CDS encoding M14 family metallopeptidase: MIEEVVSAHLPVGETLRIQKNRIEGAEPKKRRLAIVTGTHGDELEGQYVAWQLARVLKKRQPLLRGTVDIYPALNPLGISTIYRGLPGFDLDMNRIFPGSSEETMYEYIAGGIIEDIAGADLCIDIHASNIFLREIPQVRINEQSAEMLLPLAKFLNMNFLWVHSAATVLESTLAYSLNSLGTPTLVVEMGVGMRITKSYGDQLITGILSVMSQLFMLEEPCPPVAPPIVSTDGNVAFVNANASGIFIPRVRHEERVEEGQLLGLIADPLSGGVREELHSPASGLIFTLREYPVVNEGSLIARILGGAL; encoded by the coding sequence ATGATAGAGGAAGTGGTATCTGCCCACCTGCCTGTGGGCGAGACCCTGAGGATACAGAAGAACCGCATCGAGGGCGCAGAACCCAAAAAGCGCCGCCTGGCTATCGTGACCGGCACCCACGGCGATGAGTTGGAGGGCCAGTATGTAGCCTGGCAGCTGGCCAGAGTGCTGAAGAAAAGGCAGCCGCTCCTGCGGGGCACGGTGGACATCTACCCTGCCTTGAACCCACTGGGCATCAGCACCATTTACCGGGGACTGCCGGGCTTTGACCTGGACATGAACAGGATTTTCCCCGGAAGCAGCGAGGAGACCATGTACGAATACATCGCTGGCGGCATCATCGAGGATATCGCCGGGGCTGACCTCTGCATTGACATCCATGCCAGCAATATCTTCCTGCGGGAGATACCCCAGGTGCGCATCAATGAGCAAAGCGCCGAAATGCTGCTTCCCCTGGCGAAGTTCCTGAACATGAATTTCCTCTGGGTACACAGTGCAGCCACGGTGCTGGAAAGCACTCTGGCCTACAGTCTCAACTCCCTTGGCACCCCCACTCTCGTGGTGGAAATGGGGGTAGGCATGAGAATCACCAAAAGTTACGGCGACCAGCTCATCACGGGCATCCTCTCTGTCATGTCCCAGCTTTTCATGCTGGAGGAGCCCTGTCCCCCGGTAGCGCCTCCCATCGTCAGCACAGACGGCAACGTGGCCTTTGTCAACGCCAACGCCTCGGGCATCTTCATTCCCCGGGTACGGCACGAAGAGCGGGTGGAAGAGGGACAGCTCCTGGGACTTATCGCCGATCCCTTGAGCGGCGGTGTCAGGGAGGAATTGCACAGTCCCGCCAGCGGCCTCATCTTCACCCTGCGGGAATATCCCGTGGTCAATGAAGGCTCACTGATTGCCAGGATCCTGGGAGGCGCCCTATGA
- a CDS encoding M14 family metallopeptidase: MKRKTLFTIDAQPYRQPIPVYGYFFGSEEKTLAVMGAIRGDEFQQMYTAAKLVQELTRLEAEGKIIGDCGLLVIPCAGQFSMNVSRRFWPLDNTDINRMFPGYDKGETTQRLAWRIFEALKGYTYGIHLTSLYLSGDFIPHIRIMDTGWQENAEGLDFGLPYLITRKPRPYDTTTLNYNWQVWETRTFSLYTKATDFIDEKSAQEATDSILRFLTRHGFLKDVPLPEGEATQAVSEKNLVTIRNTCGGILLHCRPTSSQVQAGEIIANIVDPYTATVLEEIRAPQKGTIFFARHAQIIAAQTIVFRLIPG; the protein is encoded by the coding sequence ATGAAGAGAAAAACCTTATTCACCATCGACGCCCAGCCCTACCGCCAGCCCATCCCGGTTTATGGCTATTTCTTCGGCTCAGAGGAAAAGACCTTAGCGGTCATGGGCGCCATCAGGGGCGATGAGTTCCAGCAGATGTATACGGCTGCCAAACTGGTGCAGGAACTCACCCGCCTGGAAGCAGAGGGGAAAATCATCGGGGACTGCGGCCTTTTGGTCATTCCCTGCGCCGGACAGTTCTCCATGAATGTCAGCCGGCGTTTCTGGCCCTTGGACAATACGGATATCAACCGCATGTTCCCGGGCTATGACAAGGGCGAAACTACCCAGCGGCTGGCCTGGCGAATCTTTGAGGCCCTGAAGGGCTATACTTACGGCATCCACCTGACCAGCCTTTACCTGTCGGGAGATTTTATCCCCCATATCCGCATCATGGATACGGGCTGGCAGGAAAATGCAGAAGGACTGGACTTCGGGCTGCCCTACCTCATCACCAGGAAGCCCCGCCCCTACGACACAACCACTTTGAACTACAACTGGCAGGTCTGGGAAACCCGCACTTTTTCCCTTTACACCAAAGCCACGGATTTCATAGATGAGAAAAGCGCCCAGGAAGCTACCGACAGCATCCTGCGCTTCCTCACCCGGCACGGCTTCCTGAAAGACGTGCCTCTGCCCGAAGGCGAAGCCACCCAGGCCGTCAGTGAGAAAAACCTCGTCACCATCAGGAACACCTGCGGCGGCATCCTGCTGCACTGCCGCCCCACTTCAAGCCAGGTACAGGCTGGCGAAATCATTGCCAACATCGTCGATCCCTATACGGCAACGGTGCTGGAAGAAATACGCGCCCCCCAGAAGGGCACCATCTTCTTCGCCCGCCACGCCCAGATCATAGCCGCCCAGACCATCGTCTTCCGACTGATTCCCGGCTGA